The Lolium rigidum isolate FL_2022 chromosome 1, APGP_CSIRO_Lrig_0.1, whole genome shotgun sequence region TCTACCGGACGGCGAGCTCGGCCTCCCGATCTGGCGAAGTCGCGGCGACCTACACCTTGCCGCTCCCAGCCTTACGAACGCAGAAGATCAAAACGTGGTCGGCCAGGGCGGGTAGAGGACGGAGGAAGAACGCGGGCCGGACAGCGCCCGGCGGCATGTTCCGTTTTGGTCGGTGCAAGAGCCCAGCCGGTGTCCGTCTCCTGGTTCGACGTTGCAGCCTCCAGCCCGACAGGCATCCGTCCGGCGTAGTCCATCTCGACCACGTTCGCCTCCGAGCTGGGCCTCCTCTGCATGTACCGTGTCCGCCTCCACCCGTGTCGCTCGTCTCTTCCAGCAACAGAAAAAAATAAGAACGAAGGAGAAAAACGAACCGGTACAAGGGCAGTTTGTAGTATTATGtagtttggtgggagggtaaatccgtccaatgaaaagttggacgaaaattttggcagaaaccttagctcctttattattataggacaatgcccgcgcggtGCTGCGGATGAGCAAAATATGTTCACTTAAAAATAGAACCAAAGCTCCTAGCTTCCGATGCATCAACGATGTTTGGCCGAAGGAAAACAAGCCAGTATGGACATGACACTCCAAAAGGTGAGACTTATGAATGCACACAACAAGGCGACGAGAATGTTACTATGCTGATAGGAAACATGTCCGTACGTTGCAACGAAAAAAATAACTGGTTTGAGTTTTGGAGAAAAGGTATACTGAAAAGTTGCTAGGAATGTTACTAATGGTGTGGCATTGAACCAAAAACCCTATGAAGAAAAtccttttttaaaattttgaacctcCAAATAATTCAAAGACATTATATGTGTATTTGAAACCAAGATTCTTACCTTTTTAGCTACTTTCCCTCAATGAACAACTGAAATCGGAATTTGTAGGATGTCACAAGCATTGAGGCAACTTTGTTTCATCTCTGAAGACTCACCTAGCTAGCAAAATGTGTGATCTTACTGTCTTAGTGGAAAACTGGTGCAACCCCATCTCCTCGTGTGCAGGAATCCACCCGCAGCACCACACGGCATCATGTATTTCACCACGCAGTATGACAATAGGGCGCCAGTCAAATTTAACTTTGAATATGCACACAAcctgaagccacgagaaagatttAGAGAAGCACCATCTCCGCGCCCCTACACTGCGATCAGCAATGAGCAGCCGTTCCGGCCACGCTCCAACTCCAACCCTGAACGTGGCTCTGCGAGAGTTGCAAAATAGCAGCGGGACGGCCAACAGAGATGATGAAGTAGACCTAGTGCTTGGTCGAGGCTGCGCTAGATCAGCTGCTGGGCAGCGTGGTGGACGCGGCCACCAAGTCAATTCAAGCACAGATGATTACGCCGCCGTCAATAAAGTGAAATATTCATCCAGGCTATCGCCGGGACGGCGGAACCACCGAGTGTACCCTCACGACCGTGTTAACATCCACGGCGATCGTGGGGATTATCGATCGCGCGTTCGTCATCAGCTTTTGTCGCTGGACATGGCGAGCCGGCGGCGGCATGACGGCCTCCACGAGCAGCTTGATGTCATACTCGTCTGGCTCCAAACTTACCTCGTCCTCATAGCATGTCGCAGGCCATTGCGAGCCGCCAGCCGCGTGGCTCCTCAAGCAGCCCGACGTCCAGCTTCAAGTAAGTAATCGTAGCGAGCCGCATGCTGGCTGTTTGATCGGTCGCGCGTGGGGCGTAGAATTTGAGACGCTACGGCGACTGCCTCGGTTCCCCTGCATCTCAAGTCAGCACATCTTCTCTAGCGTCATATCCCGTCGCCCGTTGCTGGACTCCATGAGGCTATGCCATCATCGCCAACCGATGTTGCTGGAGGAGGTTTGGGAGGAGGATCTCGTCGATGGATGTCCAGAACGGGGTGCCCCCGACGGAAAAAAACGAACCACACGAGTCCACGGCACGAAGTTGTGTTTGGGTTCTTCATCATTTTGGCAAagataactttttttttgaaaccatcATATATTAAGTCAGCAAGCCGTCTCATTAAAAAatttccagtccccttaggtaccctggtaaggaaaagagtgcgtctgaaacttgctgctTCAAAATCTGGTTACATCGTCTAGGAGTTTGCAAATAATAaagctagggggttcatcgacccaattatCTCGTGAGCAACACCATTAGTGCGGTGAtctagcataccactgcatgttgtagtatacaagtcgttgatatgatcttcatgaagagacttcttcacaaatatcgcatccctcagagtggtacaacagaaacattgcaagtcataacactccagattatattacaaacatggtcttaacaagttggtattctcacaggtccgatgagaacaccctacgatATTACTAAAGTACTTTTACAACTCAAACTTAAGAGACGTcacgagctcagcaacttatttaagtaagccactacgctgctcggctctaagatGTCTAGGGTAAGACTCTATTCCTCTGCCTCGGTGTTGTcaactccgtagactatcccatagtccgcGCCTTCAACTCCTCTTGTTAGGTTCGGCTCTCCGTAGACCAACTCATAGTCCCCTTCTGGTGTTCCGGTGCAGGCCTCCTCTTCATGTTCACAGTCTAGTAAGGGTGTCGAAAAAAGTGAGtatagaggtactcagcaagttcaaaagagaaaaggtgtttgatgcactagctacgaccattgatcagaaaatctcatgtccatgcatgtttcgcaaacatttccTCAAaaggttttattttattttgaaaactatgcccgccagtcttcacaggttgatcagaacttcacggagttcctttcctgccgcgttcgtagttcccttcccggaactgggagtgacaagccacaatttgatacactctgcagaggtgcgttagttttcccataagagaacttatccttattgccaaccgggcgtactttcccgtcgacacttccttggtgtgaggcccagtataagaatcAAGCCAATTACTGCCTTCTCTGCGACCCcatatacccacccttttgtaagtctgtcatgTCTTTTATCTATAGGTAGACTGACCCAGGCGTTTGTTCtcacctataccattaaggtagactgtTCCGAACAATTCTCATGCCCTGTCATATACACTATAGATAGACTaacccggacaacccttacaatccatcatagtccTTTAACAAGTTTGCCCTCTCCTATACCTATTGGTAGACTGTTTCAGATCAAtgtcctcacctttaccaatagataGACTGATACAGACAACCCTTATCACTGATCCGCTGATATGCGAGAGGAAAAACATACAGCTGattttcccagagccattatagatcgcatggttaacgcgaaatgtacgacgctagaattATTAGATGACATTGGTGATtaatcctagatgagtagaacccttgcaatggaacctccaccatcaacacataccatggttccattgcccaccacataatcatacttataattggaaaagtaacattttattttcaatgcaggagtgataagtatatttgtaagggtatattgcccctatgtttggttttggtaattagtgacaacccctatggactaatgttttcccgTGCAAGGAATGAAGTAGTTACTCCCGTATCAAATAGTACTTTCcaaggttgttgttgttgcggttgttgttgttgttgcggttgttgtagttgttaccgcctccagctcgtcctcctccCGAGTTATGTCCACTCCAGGACCTTATTCGGACACTTAGGCTTCATGTGTCCCTCTTGCCCACAACCATAGCATATGATCCTAGGTTTCTGACACTCTCTCATGATGTGTCCCCTCTGTCCACAGTTATTGCAGATTATATGGGATTTCGGGTTTGGATTCGGACCTCCACGGTTATTTTAGTTACCGGTAGGTCGGAATCGTGGTTTGAAACTTCTATCTGGTGTTGGTTTAgtgattgggtacttccttggctcgatgcgagccctcttcctcctttcCTCCTGGATCTGcttgtagtcatcctcgaaagtgattgccgagtcaatcaatTCCTGGAACTCTGCAGTCCcttagttgcatcttcatgtaaggATTCATCCCTTTCATGAACACTTTCTTTCTCTTCTCATCTGAGTTTACCTCCTCTGGTGCATACCTAGCCATAATGCATGATTGGTGCAGTATTCTGCTGTAGCTCCTCGAACTCTctcttcttcaactccaccacACTCTCTGGAACATGTGCatccggaacttcttcttgaattcctcccaTGTCAACACCTTCTTTGATTGAGTCCCACCACGAGAGAGGAAACCGAAAACCTACGCTCGAAATCGTGTATATGCATGTATTTCCTCCTTCCCACCAAACTGTCTCAACGTTATCAAAATTTGGATATAAGTTAAGACATTTTTTATGGGACAGAGAGAGTATTAGATGACTTtttgagatttgccgcaaaaactTTTGTGGGTTAGAAGAGCCTTTTGCGGTATATGTTTGGAACTTCTTTCTTTTTATCCCATGACCGCAAAACGGCGGCTAGTTTAAGGTTCCGTCCATTTTACGGTATCCGCTAGAGTTGCTTTAAAAGATTCGGCGGCATTTATCGCGGGACATACTCAAATAACACATGAATTACATGTACTGTTTTGGAGTTTCTTTATTATAATCATAACATAGTCCTTTAAtccctttattattagaaaaaggtgaaatggttcagcatttcAGAAAAATTCTGAAAGAAAATCCGACTTTGCTGCTCCCTGCCCACCAGGCCACGAACCGTGCGGAATTTTCTGGCATCCTTCACACGCAAACCGGGAGGCGGTCCGCCACGTCACCCACACAACTGCCCAGGATCCAATCACGTGTCCCTAGCTCTGTTGGCTCCCTCGCACGCCACTGGCCAACTCCCAGGGTGGGCCCCACATGCTCGCTCGGAAAATAAAAGGGCCCACTTCCCCGTCTCCTCCTGCCCTCCAACCGCCGGTAGCCCGTATTTGACACTCCTTCCCGCCCTCATGGCCGACGCCGACCGCCTCGCcggaccaccgccgccgccggctcctccgCCTCTCCCCCCGATTCCCCCCAGGCCGGCGATCCGGGTCCCGTCGGCCTCGGCCTCCGACACCTACCCGCCGTTCTTCTCCGCGCCGCTGCTCCCGCTCCCGCCCGTCGACGCGCAGCTGgagcggtggctgcggcggctcGGGGCCTTCCTCGCGGCGTCGGGGCTCTCGGCGTCGACGCGGGCGGAGGTGGCCCTCGCGGCGTCCGTCCTGGCCGTGGTCGGCgtggcgctgccggcggcggccgtCGCGCTCTCCCCGTGCCACGACCGCCGGGTGGTCTGCGACGACTACGAGGTGGAGCTCTTCGAGGAGTTCGTCATGGTCTCgcaggcggccgccgccgccgtcgccgtcgcctgcgtGTCCAGGAAGATGGCCATGTACGGCCTCCGCAAGTTCCTCTTCGTTGACCCGGAGCTCGGTATGCGGATCCGGTTCCAGAAGGAGTACGCCGCCAGGATCGAGGTCAGCTCTCTCGTCTCGCCGGCCAGCCctccaatttttttctttttttggcttaTGCTTACTAATCTTGATTGCTTGTTGACTAGTCCACGAGCTTCCCGCAGCTTTTCCTTGATTCATGTTCCAGTGAGAGAGCGCGCGCTTCAAGCAATTTCTTGCCTACTTGCTACTATTAGTACTAGATGACTACGAAACTATGATATGCATCATTTTGTCCAAACATGTGAGCTCCAAGGATAGATTAAGTGGCACATCAGGGGCATTGTTTATATATTTTGTGCTTAGATTCAGGACGTGTGCTTGTTTCAGACTATCTGCCAAACTACCGAAAATCTGAAGCCTCCTGTCTGGGTCCTTTTCTCCTATATATGTATTTTCTCCGCCTTGGATTCGTTGGTCGGTGGATCTATGTAATTGATTCTCTCAGTTACATATGTATATGCATGTGCCTTCTTCTGTCCCCATGTGAATCGAGGTCATGGGCGTGTTAAAGCAGGTTTGTGTTTGTGCCAGGTATCAGTTTTGTCGCTGACTGTGAATCAAGGTTCTAGTGTTTTGTGCCACATGTCTGTTTGGTAATAGATTCAGTTATTATGCTCATCAAGAGAAGACACACTTGCATTCAGCTGCTATTTGCATTCAGCTGATATTTGTAACGCAAGTTTGAATTGCAAAATTTTGTGTGTCTAGGCCTAGAACCATCATAAATTCATTACTCATTAATGCTTACGAGTTTTGGCATTCCGCTTTTGTGCTGACGAGTGCTGCGGCCCCTATGACAGGACTTCTTCCGAACGCTGCTGTGGTGGATATTGCCATGCTTTCTCGTGAAGGTCACCCGAGAAATCTTCCGCTTTTCGCACATGCTCCACGAGTCGACCTGGAGAGCATTCATCGTGTTCTTTGCTTCCATCATCTCATGGATGTATTTGACCACAATTGTGCTGTCTTCGAGCCTGCTTTTCAACTTGGTTTGCAATCTTCAAGTTATTCACTTTGATGACTACGGCAAGGTTCTAGAGCAAGATGCAGATCCTTTAGTCTATATGAAAGAGCACCTGCAGCTCCGCCATAATCTCTCCAAAATTAGTCACAGGTTTCGCATGTTCCTTCTGCTGCTCTTCTTgtctgttacagcaagccagtttGCCATTCTTTACAAGACAACAGCATACAAAGGACCAATCAATTTCACCAATGGTGGTGATATAGCTGTGAGTACTACATGCTTGTTTAGTCCGAAAAATAACACAAACTTCCCCGTCTTCATATGCTAGTACAAAAAGATCAGATTATAGATACAGTTGTTTATGTGCTGCAGGTGTCTTCAGTTGTTCAAGTTGTCGGTCTCGTCGTTTGTTTACACGGAGCTGCTAAAATTTCTCATAGAGCTCAAAACATTGTTGCAATAGCTAGTCGGTGGCATGCTTTAGCGACATGCTCTACTGATTCTACATATGGGAGCACCCCAAACGGTTCTACGCACCTTGCGACCTTTCCATCACAAATGTTTCTGAGAGATTACTCTGAAAGTGACTTGGAGTCTTTGGAAGGTGGCTCGGTGAATGGCGGTTCTCATAACTCAGCTCAATTGACATCTTACCTGTCCTCATACCACAAGAGGGAATCGCTTGGTTAGTATGCTAAAGCTTCATTTAAGTTTGCATTGATAAAACTTATCTTAAAACTCTCTTCAAGTTGCATTGCTTAACCATTCTTAATATTGTTTCTGCTGGCAGTGCAATCATGTTATTTTACTTTCCTTCCTCTTTTTCTCATGCGTTTTCTTCTCTTGCGTTGCAGTGCTCTATCTGCTAACCAACCCTGGTGGCATCACGCTATATGGCTGGACTGTTGACCGGACATTCCTCAACACGATCCTGACGGTCGAGCTAACCCTTGTGTTGTTCGTGCTCAGCCAGACCATTGTGAGCCCAGCGAGTACATCGTTCAACAGTTACATGAGTTTTCGATGAATGGAGTTTGGTGTCAGCTGCAACATTGTGATTTTGGTTCAGAGAGCATGACACCCATAGAGATAGCAGGGTTTCTATGCAAACATCGGACATCGGCGAAGTTGATCGGTCCTATACAAGCTCACGTTGTACACTTTCTCTGGGAAAAAGCATGGTTGGTATTTCTTGATAATTTCCAGTTTGAGCTTGATCGTTGGTAATGTGTCATGCACACACATACCGTCCCTGCTAATGCGAAGCTTGCAATTGCCGGACATAGTCCCGTTTGATCGCTGGACTGTGTAGGGTACAGACTGACCCGGTTGTATCTTGGTGCAGTTTCTGAGCTGCCACCGTCCCTCTCCATGTGAAGGTTTTTTTCGGGAAAACTGCTCCATGAGAAGATGGTCTTGTCTCTATTTTTTGAAACAAGTATGGTCTTGTCTCTTGATTTTGCTGTGTATATGTACATGCGCTGTTGTATACCACTCGATATCTACAAGACTGAGTTTCTTTACTAGTTTTGTCAATTCTGCTGGATTAAGTGATGTACAGTATATGTTTTGACGCATAAAGTGGAGAAGTAATTGAACAAGATCTCTATCCGTTGCATTCCTGGGACAAAAACTCTGAATGTTCTCGCCTGAAAGGGCAAAAATACACACGCTTGTTAGGAGGATTTCAGAAAAATGATTATTCCAGATTCTCTTTTTACGAAACAGTAACAGCCTGCTTATTttgccaaaagagtgtcgattagAGATTCAAAGGCGCATAATATTCGGACATACACCGGAACCTCTACAGGATCAGTGATCGCCGGAACAGCAGATTTCACCCTGATATAACAAAATGACCAGCCACGATTAGAAGAATTCACAAACGGGATCTAACCTACCAAGCATCATACTCCACGCAAACGATCAGAAAAGTCATCAAGAATAACAAGTTCACAGCATCTAGGGTTCCAGATCAGCAAGAAAACACGGCCCTAAGATCTAGCATCCTCT contains the following coding sequences:
- the LOC124689763 gene encoding uncharacterized protein LOC124689763 is translated as MADADRLAGPPPPPAPPPLPPIPPRPAIRVPSASASDTYPPFFSAPLLPLPPVDAQLERWLRRLGAFLAASGLSASTRAEVALAASVLAVVGVALPAAAVALSPCHDRRVVCDDYEVELFEEFVMVSQAAAAAVAVACVSRKMAMYGLRKFLFVDPELGMRIRFQKEYAARIEDFFRTLLWWILPCFLVKVTREIFRFSHMLHESTWRAFIVFFASIISWMYLTTIVLSSSLLFNLVCNLQVIHFDDYGKVLEQDADPLVYMKEHLQLRHNLSKISHRFRMFLLLLFLSVTASQFAILYKTTAYKGPINFTNGGDIAVSSVVQVVGLVVCLHGAAKISHRAQNIVAIASRWHALATCSTDSTYGSTPNGSTHLATFPSQMFLRDYSESDLESLEGGSVNGGSHNSAQLTSYLSSYHKRESLVLYLLTNPGGITLYGWTVDRTFLNTILTVELTLVLFVLSQTIVSPASTSFNSYMSFR